The Methanohalophilus portucalensis DNA window TCTGTTAAGAATTTCATAAAAATAAGTATAAGAAATGTGGATGGAGGGATAAGTACACGGACTTTTCGTGTAAAGGGCATCATACAGGACCCGGATGCCTCCTTCGTATCCCCTGAAGTGGACCCTTCAGGACGTGTTTTTATTCCTCTTGCTGTCATGCAACAGATGCAGCACAGGGACGATATAGGGGGATTTTTCATTAAAGCGGACTCTCTCGAAATCCTGGATAGGGTTACCGATGATGTGGATGAAAACCTTGCCCGTTCGGTTGGAGTACCCAGCAGGGATATTGATAACGAGGATGCCAAACCCTATGAAATCTTCAACCAGCAGGATATCCTGGACCAGATAAACCAGCTATCAAGTGCCCTGACATCCATACTTGTTGCTGTTGCCCTTATATCCCTTATAGTGGGCTCGATAGGTATTATGAATATTATGCTTGTGACGGTTACCGAAAGAACAAAAGAGATCGGGCTGATGAAGGCTCTGGGTTACAATTATTTTGATATATTGACCCTTTTTATAGTGGAATCTGTTATTATCAGTCTTTTTGGGGGTATCCTTGGAGTATTGCTGGGTCTGGCGGCTTCAATGGCCGTGAACAGTTACCTTGATATTGCTAATATTTTCCCGATAAGTCTCATACTGCTGGGCTTTGGCATCTCATTTGCTGTTGGTCTGATCTCGGGTGTTTATCCAGCCAACAAAGCCGCAAAAATGGATCCTGTGGAGGCATTGCACTATGAGTGAGGTGGACAGAAAATGTTGAATTTCAAGGAAGCCTTCCGGCTTTCCCTGGGAAGTATCAGCGGTTCCAAGATGCGTTCCACACTCACGACCCTTGGAATCATTATAGGTGTTGCTGCTGTTATTGCCAATGTGTCCCTGGGTGCCAGCTTCAACCAGTTCTTTGTGGAAGAGCTGGGTACCCAGGGGTCGAATTTTATTATAGTTTACAGTCAGGATATTGATCTTTTCTTTGAAAACCAGCTGGAAACTGTGAGTAGTGTACCGGGAATAGAGGGTGTATCCGGTATCCGGCAGCAGCTTGCCAGTGTAACCTATATCTCTACAGTGCGCCAGATTGATATACAGGGCTGTTCGGCGGATTATGAACAAATAGGGAATATACAGCTGGAGGAAGGCACTTTTTTCAGTGACAAAGAAAAATATGTTGCAGTGCTGGGTTCGGATGTGGCTTATGAGAAATTCGACCAGCAAGTATCCAATCATAATTCCATTGATATTGAGTTTGTACGCAGGGACGGAACAAAAGTTTCCCGCTCTTTCAAGGTTATCGGGATCATTGACAGTCCCAAGACAACTTTCATCCAGAGCGGGGCAGAATCAGATGTGCGCATATTTATCCCGATAGATATAATGAATGATATGCTGGGAGTTGAAGACTACGGCGGGATATCTGCAACCGTTGACGAATCCCGTTCAGTGCGGGAGGTTTCGGATGAGGTGGACCGCAGGCTTGCCAAAAGTCTCGGGGTTTCGGAGAGAGAACTGGATAATGAGGATGTGAAACCCTATTCAATCTTCAACCAGGCGGATATCCTGGATAACCTGAATCAGCTTTCCAGTGCCCTGACAACCCTCTTGACCTCTGTAGCACTAATTGCCCTGCTTGTGGGCTCGATAGGTATCATGAATATTATGCTTGTAAGCGTGACTGAAAGGACAAAGGAAGTGGGTTTGCTCAAGTCCCTGGGCTTTACCCGTGTGAATATCCTGACCCTGTTCCTTATAGAATCGGTGGTTCTGAGTGCTATTGGTGGCGTGCTGGGTACAGTTTTAGGAGTTGCTGCTTCCTATGGTGTAAGTTACTTTTTGGATTTACCTTATATTTTCCCATTCTATCTCATAGTTGTGGGGTTCCTGATTGCCCTGGTCATAGGATTGGTTGCAGGTCTCTATCCTGCCAACAAAGCCTCGAAACTCGATCCTGTGGAAGCCCTGCGGACCCAGTGATAAAGGTTCGAATGGGTCCGCAGCTTAAAAAATAAATATATAATGTAAGCGCCATGTATTCACATGGAGATGGTTACTTGAAGATTAATACTTATGCAGGAGCAGGCTTGCTTTTGATTGCCTTTATCGTTGTGGTGGCTGCAGTTGTCCTTTCCCTGGGGTGTGCGGATGATGGTGGTACAGGTGTGAATGAAAGTGTGGATGCCCACACGTTGAACAACGGTACGGAATTGTCCGGCCAGTGGGACGGTAGCACAGTGAATACTTCCACAGGGTATTATTTCTCAGTACGCCTGGAGGAAAATCCCTCCACAGGATACCAGTGGAACCTGACAACCACCGATGGCATCAAAATTGTAGAAGATGAGTTTGAGCCGCCGGAAAATGAGGATATCGTGGGTGCACCGGGTTTCCATGTATGGACCTTCAGGATCATGGATAACGAAACCCAGCAGATCGATGCCATCTACAAGCGTCCCTGGGAAAACGTCACGGGCGAGGAAGACACTTTCAGCCTGGCACTGGAAGTTGAAGGAGAACCGGTTGTCCCTGCAGACGGCGATGATGTTGAGTATATCTACGGCACAGCCAATGTGGATAACATAGAAATAATGGTCATGGAATCCTTCCCGGTCCAGGTCAGTGTCCAGGCCACCGGTAATCTTAAGGATGGATGCACCGTGATCGATGAGGCCAATATCACAACTGAAAGGACCGGCAACACATTCAATGTCCATATTCCGACCAAACGCCCTAAGGATGCTATGTGTACCCAGGCTCTAGAGGCCTTCGAAATCAACGTACCCCTTGATGTCTACGGTCTGGAGAAGGGTAATTACACTGTGGATGTGAATGGTGTGCAGGATTCGTTTGAATTGCAGAACGATAATGTGATTGAGTGAGGATGGATGGTCTGGATGCCGGACTCCTGTTGTGGAGTTTGGCATTATTTTTTAGTGGGTTTTTTGTGGATTCATTGTAGTTGTATACACATTAAATAAGTTCAATTAGTTTTCAAAAACGACACTCTTCTGATATGTTGTTAAATGGACATAGTACTAAATGGGAACTAATATATACCATTGGTACCAAAATAGTCCTAGATGAGTCCAAAAAAGCAGTTGCATGTCCGTCTGGATGAAACTATAGTCAAAAATACAAAAGTGTGTGCCGCATTTGCTGATAGAAGTCTTCAAGATTATGTTGCTGAAGCTATAGTTAGCTACAATAAATCAAAAATGTCTTTTTTGTATGATGCAAATAAAAAATCAGAACATTTCAAGTTTATAGATTTATTTGCAGGCATTGGGGGGATGCGAATTGCTTTTGAAGAATTGGGAGGCGAATGCGTTTTTTCTTCTGAATATAATAAGTTTTCTCAACAAACGTATATGGAAAATTTTAATGAAATGCCTGCTGGAGACATCACTTTAATTCATGAGAAAGATATTCCAGATCATGACGTTCTCGTTGCAGGATTTCCATGTCAACCATTTTCTATAGCAGGCGTATCTAAAAAGAAAAGTTTGGGAAATGAACATGGTTTTCTTGACAAAACACAAGGGACTTTATTTTTTGATATTGCTCGTATTTTAAAAGAAAAAAGGCCAAAAACGTTTCTTTTAGAGAACGTAAAGAATCTCACGTCTCATGACGAAAAAAAGACTTTTAGGATAATTTATGATACCTTAACTAATCTTGGTTATGATGTTTATTATAAAGTCCTTGACGGTAAATTTTATACTCCACAGCATCGTGAACGTATATTTATAGTTGGATTTGATAAAATGGTGTATGGGGGAGAAAACATTTTCAGTTTTCCTGAACCAGGCAAAGTTTCTAAACCTGTAAAATCGATCTTGGACTTAGAGGTCGATTCTAAATATACACTAAGTGATAAGTTGTGGCAATACTTACAGGATTACGCTACTAAACATCGAAAGAAAGGAAATGGCTTTGGTTATGGGCTTGTTGATTTTAATGGAATTACTCGAACATTAAGTGCTAGATATTATAAGGATGGCTCCGAGATTTTAATTCCACAGGGTAGGGGTAATCCTAGAAGACTGACACCAAGAGAATGTGCAAGATTACAGGGGTTTCCTGAAAATTTTGAGATTCCCGTTTCAGATACTCAGGCATATCAACAATTTGGAAACTCAGTAGTAGTTCCCCTTGTTAAAGAAGTCGCAAAAAATTTAATAAGAGCTATGGGCATAAAAGAGCCATCTAACTGTGAAAAATCTGAAAAGTGGAGATATAATTGAGTGTAATTGTAGATAATATAGTTGAATCTTGTCAGAAAAGTCAGGTAAGTTTTTGTAAATTTATTTCTGCAAATGATGTTGGTAAAACAGGAAGTCATCAATATGGATTTTATATTCCCAAAAATTCTTATTCTCTGCTCTTCGATACCCCGGGCATTAAAGGAGAAAATAAGTCAAAGAATGTTGATATTTATTGGCAGGACGGAAGCACAACCCAAAGCAGATTTATATATTACGGAAAAGGAACTCGAAATGAATATCGAATAACCCGTTTTGGCAGAAATTTTCCATATCTTACGGATAATAATGTCGGAAATCTTCTGATCTTAACAAAAATAAATGAATTTCATTACAATGGTTTTGTGCTTGAAAGTGAAATTGATGTCAATGATTTTTTGTCTATTTTTGGGATGTATCCCTCGGATACAAATACTTTAATTGACACGCAAAATGGGGTTTTAAGAAATTCATCTACTCTCTATCCTTTGTTTAATGATTATATTGTAGAACTAACAGTTGAATTTCCAAATTCAATTGAAATATCAAATAAAGCAAGATTATTTTCGAAAATATCAAAAGAAAACAAGGAACAAGATTATTTTGATGTAATTAATTATCCAGACCGCGAATTGTTACAATGGCTTGATGTTGAGTATTCCCTTTTCAAAGCAATAGAATACGATCGGTATTTACATTTTATTGAAAAACCCTTTTCATCAATTGATTCTCTTGTGGAAGCTGCAAATACAATTTTGAATAGAAGAAAAAGTAGAGCAGGAAAATCTCTTGAGAATCATTTGTCTGAAATTTTCACCATGAATAATCTTCCTTTTACATCTCAACCGACAACAGAAGGTAGGAAGAAACCGGATTTTATATTCCCTGGAAAAGATTATTACTTTGATAACAACTATAAAAAAAATCTGGTTTTTCTTGCTTCAAAGACTACTTGTAAAGATAGATGGCGCCAAATATTGAATGAAGCTGATAGGATTAAGCAAAAGCATCTTTTTACATTGCAACAGGGTATTTCCGAGTATCAAATGGATGAAATGGCTGACAATGGTGTAATTCTTGTAGTGCCAGAAAAATATAAATCCACCTATCCATCAGCATACAGTGATGAGATATTGAGTCTGAAAGAATTTATATCTCATGTTGAATCTAAGATTTCTGATGTATATGTACAGTCTGGCCAAGAGGATAACTAAAAATCATCCTTTTTATCATAGAGATTTTCCGTGGCGGCATACAATAGATCCCTATGAAGTTATGATTGCAGAGTTTATGTTAAGAAGGACAAAGGCGGAACAGGTGGTTCCTGTTTATTGCGAATTTTTATCTAATTTTCCTACTTTAAAATCCCTTTGCAATGCAGACATTTCAGATATTGCTCATGTAACTTCACATCTTGGTTTACACTGGAGAAGTGCTGATTTTAAAAACGCAAGTACTTTTATTGAGCAGGAGTATAATGGCCAATTTCCAGAAGAAAGGAAGAAACTATTGAGAATACCTGGGGTTGGGGATTATGTAGCAGGAGTCATTTTAACGGTATGTTTCAAAAAGAAGGAATATGTTGTTGACTGTAACATTGCAAGATTTATAAATAGGTATTATGGTTTGAATTTGAAAGGTGAAATAAGGAGAAAAAAAGCAATAATAGAAAAAGCAGTTGATTTATTCAACTATGAGTACCCCGGAGAATTATTATTTTCTATTCTTGATTTTACAGCAACAACTTGTAAACCTCGACATCCAAATTGTTCTAGATGTTTTTTGAATTCTTTATGTGTTACAGGGAAAATGATGGTATAATATGCAATCATAGAAAAAAGCGCCGGGGTTGGGATTCGAACCCAAGCACCCCGTTAGGGGAAACAGGTCTCGAGCCTGCCGCGTTTGGACTCCGCGGCAATTTTGTAAGCCGTTGGATTAGTCCGCTCTGCCACCCCGGCACAATGTGCTTGGCTTGAAGGAGTTTATGGCTTAAAAAGGTATCGAAGGGCGCAATTATTAGAAATCAAAGAGGCTTTTCTGGTTCTTTGCCTCTGGTGTCGGGTCATCGGGGTCGGCTTTCCAGGAACCGGATTTTGTGTTTGTTTTCAAATTATCAGGCAGCTCGATCCAGCCGTATTTGCCTCCTCCGCCGGGGTGCAGGATGACATCTTCGTTCCTGAAGGCCTCGATGCTTCTCACAATCCGGGGGTCCACGAAATCCAGCTGTGAGATGTCGGCCTCCAGCAGCACGGCCGTTTCACTGCCGAAACGCTCCACCAAGGCATTCCAGGCACTGCTCACACCCTTTGTATTGATGCTTGCATGACCTAAAGCCATCATTATGATTTCCGCCAGGGGTATCAGGTGCAGGTAATCCGGGCGGTGGGAAGGGTGTTTCGGGGTGTCATGGTTGGCCAGTTCGTTCACCCGGTCGGCCACGCCTTTCTTGATCTGGCCACCACAGACCCGGCAATTCCAGTCCAGGTTCATTGCTTCTTCCATCGGGTAATGGCGGTAACACTTGATACAGGCTGACTCGTTGTACTTGCCTTCCTGCGGGAAGAATCCCACATTGAGCGCACAGCCATACCCCTCTTTCCTCAGGATTGCCTTTTCCACACCTTCAAAGGACACTTCAGGAACCTCCAGGCGGTTGAATTCCCGGGCCAGTTTGTTGGACCAGGGGGAATGGGCATCTGAATTTGAAAGAAATGTCAAACCCTGCAGTTCTTCGATCCTGTCTGCATAATCACTGTCAGCGCTCAGGCCCAACTCCAGGAAAGCAATATTATCGGTCATATCCCCGTAGCAACTTTCCAGGCTGTCATGGTAGGCATACATGGCAGTCCAGGGGGTAAACGCATGACAGGGGCCGATGAGGGCTCCGACATCAGTTGCAATCTCTGCGATCTGGCTTCCGTCCAGTTTCAGTGTTGGCCTGCCATCAACGGCGAGGTCCCCGTGTCCGGCCACCTTTTCTGCCAGTTCCTCTGCTTTGGATATAGAGGGAACCAGCAGCAGATGGTGTACGCGATTTTTGTCCTCGATCTCAGTTGTAAGAATAAAAGAAGTATCATCAATGGCGACCGTCTCGTCATCCTGTGCATATTCCTTAATCTCACAAAGCCATCTGGGATGTATGCAATCTCCTGTTGCCACAAGATTGATTCCCTTTTTAGCGGCTTCCCGGGCCATTACAGGCAGTTCCATCTTCTGGGAACAGGCCATGGAATATTTGGAATGCAGGTGCAGGTCGGCATTGATCAACATGCTTATCCGATATAACCCAGATCCTCATCATTCGGTGATGTTTCCGGGAGCATCTGTTGCTGTTGTTGTTGCTGTTTGGCTTCTACGAGGTTGGCCACGATTTTCTCCATCTCTTTAGCACGTTCCTCAAGTTCACTGATATCAACCTCGATATCAAGTATACTGCTCAACACAGCGATCAGTGACTGGGCACTTTTAGGATCTACAAGATAACCGGATGTGTATCCCATAAGGCAAGCAGCATCAATCTCCCTGAATTTGCTCAGGCCAAGAAGAAGTCCCGACGCCCCAACAATTCCGCCGTTGGGTTCTTTTTCCTTGAAGGTGACTCCATGCTCTTTTAGACTTTCTGTAAGGTCTTCCTGATTCACGGCACCCAGGACTTCATCAACATGCTCCAGCTGTCCCGTTGGGAATCCTCCGAGAGTAAAGATTCTGGAAACCCCGTACTCTTCGGCAATATCCAGGTACAGATCACACAGTTCGTAATGCCCTTCTGAACTTGTACTCTGCTGGTCACCCGCAAGTAACAGAATATCCTTGCCATTTACCTGGAATGTATAGAATGCGTTACTTACAAGTCTCACAGTACTATTTTCATCCACAAGTACCTGAGGCGGGAATGAGGTGGAGTATATTTCCAGAAGCTTTTCTGCTTCGAATTGTTCAATGAGATGATCAACAACAAGTTTGCCTACATGTCCCACTCCCGGCAGGCCGACAAGCAGGGTTGAATCCTGAATTTCAATCTCAGTATTTTGACGCACGATTTTTGTATTCTGCATTGGAATCAATTCCTTTTGCTCAATCTGCGATATTTCCCGTATGGGTCACGGGGAGAATAGCGTGCAGGCGAAGGTTTGATGGTCCTTTTCCCGCATTTGGGACACGTTTCCTGCAGGGTGTATTCCCCACAGGAAATGCATTTCAAAATCTTTTTACCCAATCGTTATCACGCCTTGGCAGTTTCCGCATGCCTGTGGAAGGCACCTTGTCCGCCAAGATATTCTATTTTTTCGATGGCCTTTTCTGCAGATTCCTTCAGGACAGATTCTGCAACCTTGTAATCGGGAGCAATCACCCTGATACGATATCTGGGTGCACCGGTATATGTTATATCCAGACGGACATCTTCCATCTTCACTTCACTGGCGGCCCGTAAGGCCTCCTTGATGATTTCGATTCCGTTTGGTGCAGAACTTGTAAGGTCTATATGTCCGGCAATCTCCACAAACGGCAGTTTGATATTATCCTGTGCGAGTTTGACAATGATTTCAACAACTTTTTTATCGATCTTGAGGTTGCTGAAGGCATCTTCCCCGCGCATGGCAGCTTCTTCAAAGGCAGAATATTTACTTCCGAATTCTGTGTCAAAAGAATCTTCTATTTCCTGAAGTTGC harbors:
- a CDS encoding type II restriction endonuclease codes for the protein MSVIVDNIVESCQKSQVSFCKFISANDVGKTGSHQYGFYIPKNSYSLLFDTPGIKGENKSKNVDIYWQDGSTTQSRFIYYGKGTRNEYRITRFGRNFPYLTDNNVGNLLILTKINEFHYNGFVLESEIDVNDFLSIFGMYPSDTNTLIDTQNGVLRNSSTLYPLFNDYIVELTVEFPNSIEISNKARLFSKISKENKEQDYFDVINYPDRELLQWLDVEYSLFKAIEYDRYLHFIEKPFSSIDSLVEAANTILNRRKSRAGKSLENHLSEIFTMNNLPFTSQPTTEGRKKPDFIFPGKDYYFDNNYKKNLVFLASKTTCKDRWRQILNEADRIKQKHLFTLQQGISEYQMDEMADNGVILVVPEKYKSTYPSAYSDEILSLKEFISHVESKISDVYVQSGQEDN
- a CDS encoding ABC transporter permease → MVRLSEAIKLAFASIGSAKLRSALTTLGIIIGVAAVIANISLGASFGQYFEEEIGASGTNFIVIFTEKNNVFGDSQFNVVENTNGVAAVSSINQQSATLKYQSAERTATVSGVLPDYQEVGNINMEHGQFLTSQDGNVAVIGSDVAYDKFDRNLSVKNFIKISIRNVDGGISTRTFRVKGIIQDPDASFVSPEVDPSGRVFIPLAVMQQMQHRDDIGGFFIKADSLEILDRVTDDVDENLARSVGVPSRDIDNEDAKPYEIFNQQDILDQINQLSSALTSILVAVALISLIVGSIGIMNIMLVTVTERTKEIGLMKALGYNYFDILTLFIVESVIISLFGGILGVLLGLAASMAVNSYLDIANIFPISLILLGFGISFAVGLISGVYPANKAAKMDPVEALHYE
- the dcm gene encoding DNA (cytosine-5-)-methyltransferase, giving the protein MSPKKQLHVRLDETIVKNTKVCAAFADRSLQDYVAEAIVSYNKSKMSFLYDANKKSEHFKFIDLFAGIGGMRIAFEELGGECVFSSEYNKFSQQTYMENFNEMPAGDITLIHEKDIPDHDVLVAGFPCQPFSIAGVSKKKSLGNEHGFLDKTQGTLFFDIARILKEKRPKTFLLENVKNLTSHDEKKTFRIIYDTLTNLGYDVYYKVLDGKFYTPQHRERIFIVGFDKMVYGGENIFSFPEPGKVSKPVKSILDLEVDSKYTLSDKLWQYLQDYATKHRKKGNGFGYGLVDFNGITRTLSARYYKDGSEILIPQGRGNPRRLTPRECARLQGFPENFEIPVSDTQAYQQFGNSVVVPLVKEVAKNLIRAMGIKEPSNCEKSEKWRYN
- a CDS encoding TIGR00375 family protein, yielding MLINADLHLHSKYSMACSQKMELPVMAREAAKKGINLVATGDCIHPRWLCEIKEYAQDDETVAIDDTSFILTTEIEDKNRVHHLLLVPSISKAEELAEKVAGHGDLAVDGRPTLKLDGSQIAEIATDVGALIGPCHAFTPWTAMYAYHDSLESCYGDMTDNIAFLELGLSADSDYADRIEELQGLTFLSNSDAHSPWSNKLAREFNRLEVPEVSFEGVEKAILRKEGYGCALNVGFFPQEGKYNESACIKCYRHYPMEEAMNLDWNCRVCGGQIKKGVADRVNELANHDTPKHPSHRPDYLHLIPLAEIIMMALGHASINTKGVSSAWNALVERFGSETAVLLEADISQLDFVDPRIVRSIEAFRNEDVILHPGGGGKYGWIELPDNLKTNTKSGSWKADPDDPTPEAKNQKSLFDF
- a CDS encoding ABC transporter permease, whose amino-acid sequence is MLNFKEAFRLSLGSISGSKMRSTLTTLGIIIGVAAVIANVSLGASFNQFFVEELGTQGSNFIIVYSQDIDLFFENQLETVSSVPGIEGVSGIRQQLASVTYISTVRQIDIQGCSADYEQIGNIQLEEGTFFSDKEKYVAVLGSDVAYEKFDQQVSNHNSIDIEFVRRDGTKVSRSFKVIGIIDSPKTTFIQSGAESDVRIFIPIDIMNDMLGVEDYGGISATVDESRSVREVSDEVDRRLAKSLGVSERELDNEDVKPYSIFNQADILDNLNQLSSALTTLLTSVALIALLVGSIGIMNIMLVSVTERTKEVGLLKSLGFTRVNILTLFLIESVVLSAIGGVLGTVLGVAASYGVSYFLDLPYIFPFYLIVVGFLIALVIGLVAGLYPANKASKLDPVEALRTQ
- a CDS encoding protease inhibitor I42 family protein, which codes for MKINTYAGAGLLLIAFIVVVAAVVLSLGCADDGGTGVNESVDAHTLNNGTELSGQWDGSTVNTSTGYYFSVRLEENPSTGYQWNLTTTDGIKIVEDEFEPPENEDIVGAPGFHVWTFRIMDNETQQIDAIYKRPWENVTGEEDTFSLALEVEGEPVVPADGDDVEYIYGTANVDNIEIMVMESFPVQVSVQATGNLKDGCTVIDEANITTERTGNTFNVHIPTKRPKDAMCTQALEAFEINVPLDVYGLEKGNYTVDVNGVQDSFELQNDNVIE
- a CDS encoding HhH-GPD family protein; the encoded protein is MYMYSLAKRITKNHPFYHRDFPWRHTIDPYEVMIAEFMLRRTKAEQVVPVYCEFLSNFPTLKSLCNADISDIAHVTSHLGLHWRSADFKNASTFIEQEYNGQFPEERKKLLRIPGVGDYVAGVILTVCFKKKEYVVDCNIARFINRYYGLNLKGEIRRKKAIIEKAVDLFNYEYPGELLFSILDFTATTCKPRHPNCSRCFLNSLCVTGKMMV
- a CDS encoding translation initiation factor IF-2 subunit alpha; amino-acid sequence: MDNNKWPEVGDFVVCAVKNVTDFGAYTTLEEYDGKEGFIHISEIKAGWVKYVRDHVREGQKIVCKVLRVDTSRRHIDLSLKDVNEHQKRAKIQEWKNEQKAEKWLQFVAEEARLDKQQLQEIEDSFDTEFGSKYSAFEEAAMRGEDAFSNLKIDKKVVEIIVKLAQDNIKLPFVEIAGHIDLTSSAPNGIEIIKEALRAASEVKMEDVRLDITYTGAPRYRIRVIAPDYKVAESVLKESAEKAIEKIEYLGGQGAFHRHAETAKA
- a CDS encoding RNA-protein complex protein Nop10, which translates into the protein MGKKILKCISCGEYTLQETCPKCGKRTIKPSPARYSPRDPYGKYRRLSKRN
- a CDS encoding proteasome assembly chaperone family protein, coding for MQNTKIVRQNTEIEIQDSTLLVGLPGVGHVGKLVVDHLIEQFEAEKLLEIYSTSFPPQVLVDENSTVRLVSNAFYTFQVNGKDILLLAGDQQSTSSEGHYELCDLYLDIAEEYGVSRIFTLGGFPTGQLEHVDEVLGAVNQEDLTESLKEHGVTFKEKEPNGGIVGASGLLLGLSKFREIDAACLMGYTSGYLVDPKSAQSLIAVLSSILDIEVDISELEERAKEMEKIVANLVEAKQQQQQQQMLPETSPNDEDLGYIG